Sequence from the Salinicoccus sp. RF5 genome:
TACAGATGTCCACCGTACGATGGCGACAGGCATCGCAGGACTGTCGGTCGTTGCCGATTCACTGTCGGCCATCAAGTACGCCACAGTGAAACCGATCCGCAATGAAGAAGGTGTCGCCGTCGACTTTGAAGTTGAAGGCGATTATCCGAAGTACGGCAATAATGATGCGCGGGTCGACGACATCGCAATCGAACTCGTGGAACGCTTCATGACGAAACTGAGGAAGCATAGGACATACCGCGACTCGGAGCATACCATGAGCGTCCTCACCATCACCTCAAATGTCGTCTACGGCAAGAAGACCGGCAATACACCGGATGGACGAAAAGCCGGTGAACCTTTTGCGCCGGGTGCGAACCCGATGCATGGGCGGGATCAGAAAGGGGCGCTCGCTTCCCTCTCTTCCGTCGCCAAACTGCCGTACGACAGCTGCAGGGACGGCATCTCAAACACATTCAGCATCGTACCTAAATCCCTTGGCAAGGAAGAGCGGATACAGGAACTGAACCTGGTCGGCATCCTTGATGGCTACGCCATGCAGCACGGCCACCACCTGAACATCAACGTGTTCAACAGGGAGACGCTGATTGATGCCATGGATCACCCGGAAGAATATCCACAGCTGACCATCCGGGTATCCGGATATGCCGTGAACTTCATCAAACTGACGCGCGAGCAGCAGCTCGATGTCATCGCACGTACATTCCACGAAAGAATGTAGAAATCATTAAAAGAGGCAGGGGTTTATTATGATCAAAGGGAATCTTCATTCTGTAGAAAGTCTCGGCACGCTCGACGGACCTGGTCTGCGCTACGTATTGTTTACACAGGGATGTGTGCTCAGGTGCCTGTTCTGCCATAATCCGGATACTTGGAAGACACGGGGCGCCGCAAGAGTGGTGACGGCAGAGGAGATGGTCGAGGAGATCAGACCCTATATCCCCTACTTCAAAGCTTCAGGCGGGGGCGTTACAGTAAGCGGGGGAGAACCGCTTCTCCAGCTGCCTTTTCTGACCGAACTGTTCAAACTGCTGAAGGCTGAAGGGATCCATACATGCATCGATACTTCAGCAGGATGCGCAAATGATTCGAAAACTTTCATGGAAGGCATGGAGGCGCTCCTCAAATACACTGACCTCATACTCCTCGACTTGAAGCATATAGACAATGAAAAGCATATCCGCCTGACGAAGCGCCCGAATACCCATATACTCAAATTTGCAGAAATGCTGGCGGCGCATCATCAGCCTGTCTGGATCAGGCATGTCCTCGTTCCGGGCCTGACAGATGATGCGGAGGACCTCATCAATCTCGGCAGATTCATCAATTCACTGGATAATGTCGAGAAGTTCGAAATCCTCCCTTATCATCAGCTCGGTGTCCACAAATGGCAGGCACTCGGCGTCCCCTATGAATTGAATGATGTAGACCCTCCAAGTGATGTGGATGTCGAGGCGGCCTACCAGCTTGTGGACTTCAAGGGACTGACACCCGTAACTGCATGACAAGATCCAGAAAGCCGGAACCCAGTGTTCCGGCTTTTTTCTGAGCACTGGAGTTGAATAAGGCATACCTGATGACTATGATTGGGGTGGAAACCCATTAAAGGAGTGTTTGTAATGACACAGCATGTTGAGCTTGGAAAATCAGGAATCAAAGTACATCCGATTGCGCTTGGTGCCAATGCAGTCGGTGGACACAACCTGTATAAGAACCTCGATGAAGAGGAAGGCCGCCAGGTGGTCAGGGACGCCATCGATGCCGGTGTCACTCTGATTGATACAGCCCATATGTATGGGCCGAAACGTTCCGAGGAGCTGATTGGTGAGGTGCTGAAGGAATACAGGCGTGAGGATGTCGTGGTGGCGACAAAGGCTGCCCATCGGATGGATGAAGATGGCAATACGACCCTCGACAATTCACCGGAGTTCCTCAAGCAGGCGGTGGATGAAGCATTAGAGCGTCTGCAGACGGACTACATCGATCTCTTCTACATCCATTCTCCGGATGAGGAGACGCCGAAGGATAAAGCGGTTCAGGCACTTGCGGAATTGAAGGAAGCGGGCAAGATACGTGCCATCGGTGTCTCCAACTTCTCCTTTGAACAGCTGAAGGAAGCCGATAAGGACGGTCATGTGGATGTCTATCAGGGTCAGTACAACCTGCTCGACCGCTCTGCCGAGGAGGATCTGCTGAAATATACGGCAGAGCATCAGATTACCTTCATTCCATACTTCCCGCTGGCTGCAGGGCTCCTCGCAGGCAAATATGACGAGAATACGAAGTTCGAGGATCTCCGGGCGAACCTGCCCTTCTATAAGGAGGACCAGTTCAGGGAAAACTTGAAGAAAGTCGATCAGCTCAAGGAAATTGCGGCTGAAAAAGGGGAAGAAGTCGCCCATATCGTCCTGGCCTTCTATTTGACCCGCCCTTCTGTCGATGTCCTCATTCCGGGAGCCAAGAATGGTGAACAGATCAGGTCCAACATCAAAGCGGCGGAAGTTGAACTGACGCAATCTGATATAGAAAAAATAGACGGTATATTTGCCTAATGAAAAATGCGTCTTCCGATGGGAAGACGTATTTTTTATGTTTCAATAATCCTTCATATCTTTTTGTCGGAAATTAGACAATGCATTCGAAAGATCTAAAAAGACAATATATTGTGTTAGCTTTCTGTATGAAGCACAATATATAGCGTCTGGAGTGATCTTATGAATACATTGGATAATGACATTGCACAACTGCTGGAGTTCGACCCATCGATTGTGCATGAGAATGCGAACAAGGACAGCAGAACCTTCAACACTTTCAGGGATTTGATCGCCGGTGTCGTCGCCAAATCATTTGCATTGGAGCGGATGCTGCCGGAACATGTCGCAAAAGCACACGCTGAAGGGGATATACATTTTCATGACCTTGACTACCATCCCTTCCAGCCGATGACGAACTGCTGCCTGATCGATATAAAGGGAATGCTTGCGAAGGGATTCCAGATGGGCAATGCGAAAGTGGTCTCCCCAAAGTCGATACAGACGGCAACAGCACAGATTGTACAGATCATCGCGAATGTCTCCAGCAGCCAATATGGAGGCTGTACAGTAGACCGGATAGATGAAGTGTTGAGCGCCTATGCAGAGAAGAACGAAGTGCATCATCGTGCTGTAGCGCAGGAATACGTGCAGGAGGACAAGATTGAAGCATATGTGGAAGCACGTGTGAAGAAAGACGTAAAAGATGCCATACAGAGCCTTGAGTATGAGATCAATACCCTCTACACGTCAAATGGGCAGACGCCTTTCGTCACAATCGGTTTCGGCCTTGGTACCGACAAATACAGCAGGTATATCCAGCGTGCGATACTCAATACGCGTATCGAAGGCATCGGTGATCAGAAGTTCACGGCGATCTTCCCGAAATTGGTCTTCTCCATCCGAAAGGGTGTCAACTTCTTTCCGGAGGATCCGAATTACGACATCAAACAGCTGGCCCTGGAATGCTCTGCGAAACGGATGTATCCGGATATCCTGAACTATGACAGGACTGTGGAGCTGCTCGGTGATTTCAAGGCACCGATGGGCTGCCGTTCATTCCTCCCGAGCTGGCAGGATGCGTCCGGCACCTTCATCAACAGTGGACGCGCAAACCTGGGTGTCGTCACGCTCAATGTACCAAGGATCGCGATTGAATCTGGCGGGGATGAAGCCACCTTCTGGGAGATTTTCCATGAGAAGATGTGGCTGATGCATGATGCCCTACTGAGCAGGGTCGAACGTCTCAAATCGGTAGTCAGCGACAACGCTCCGATCCTTTATAAGAGCGGCGCTTTCGGCATCCGGCTTGAACCGGGTGAGGATGTGATGGATGTTTTTAGAAATAAGCGTTGTACACTGTCGATGGGATATATAGGCCTTTATGAAGCGGCGACGGTATTCTACGGGCCGGATTGGGAGAGCGACCCACGGGCCAAGGCGTTCACAATTGAAATACTGAAGGAGATGAAACAGTACCAGCTGGAATGGACAGAGGATTATGATATATTCTTCAGCGTGTACGGTACACCGAGTGAATCTCTGACAGATCGTTTCTGCCGCCTGGATCAGAAGCGGTTTGGCGATATCGAGCATATAACGGATAAGGGATACTACCAGAACTCATTCCACTATGATGTCCGTAAGGATATAACGCCGTTTGAGAAGATCGAATTTGAAAAGGACTACCCTGAAATTGCGAGTGGCGGCTTCATCCACTACTGCGAGTATCCGAAGATGACGCATAACCTCAAAGCTCTGGAAGCGGTTTGGGATTATTCCTATGACAAAGTAGGATACCTGGGCACCAATACACCGATCGACCACTGCTATGAATGCCACTATGATGGTGACTTCGAAACGACGGAAAATGGATTCAGATGCCCGAACTGCGGCAATCAGGATCCTGATACCGTTGATGTCGTCAAACGCACATGCGGCTACCTGGGCAATCCTGTAAACCGACCGACGATCGAGGGGCGGCATAAGGAAATCAAGGCCCGTGTCAAGCATATGAGTGATTCATGATGCAGGCTTTGAAGATCTATGAAGGACGTCATCATCTTGCCAAAGTGGAGCCGCGCAGCTTCGTCGATGGTGAGGGGGTGCGATGCAGCATCTATCTCTCAGGCTGCCCTTTCAGCTGCCCGGGATGCTATAACCTTCACGCCCAAAGGTTCACGTACGGTGAATTATGTACGGAAGATGCGATAGAAGACATCCTTGCATACTGCGAAGCGGACTATATTGAGGGGCTCAGCATCTTGGGCGGCGAGCCTTTCTGCAATATGGCCCTTGCGACTGAAATCATCAGCCGGTTCCGTGCCCGTTTTGAAAGGACAAAGTCGATTTGGGTCTGGAGCGGGTTCATGTTCGAATATCTGGTAAATGATCCAAGGCGGCACCTGATGCTTAAAGAGGTGGATGTACTGGTCGACGGCCCTTTCGTAGACCGGCTCTACCGGCCTAACATCCCTTTTCGCGGGTCACTCAATCAAAGGGTCATCGATGTCCCCCACTCTTTGGAAAGTGGGACAGTAATGGATTATGGTTAAAGCAAAAGAAGACGCACCGAGGGGTGCGTCTTCTTTGTCTATCCTTCTATTTTCACTACCTGTTTGCCCAGGTTCTTGCCTTCGAAGAGATTCCTGAAGGCACCCGGAATGTTTTCGAATCCTTCTTCCACAGTCACTTCCGTGTGGATTCTGCCTTCCTGCACCCATTCGGCAAGCTGTCTGCCTGCAGACTCGAAGTCATCTGCATAATTGCCGACGATGAATCCCTGCATCAACGCCTGCGTCTTGACGAGGATCCATTGGATGCGCGGTCCGATGTCATCCTCCCTGTTGTTGTAGCTGGAGATGGTACCGCATACCGGTACACGGGCAAATGTGTTCAGGTGCTCGAGCACGACATCAGAGACCTCTCCGCCGACGTTCTCAAAG
This genomic interval carries:
- the pflA gene encoding pyruvate formate-lyase-activating protein, producing the protein MIKGNLHSVESLGTLDGPGLRYVLFTQGCVLRCLFCHNPDTWKTRGAARVVTAEEMVEEIRPYIPYFKASGGGVTVSGGEPLLQLPFLTELFKLLKAEGIHTCIDTSAGCANDSKTFMEGMEALLKYTDLILLDLKHIDNEKHIRLTKRPNTHILKFAEMLAAHHQPVWIRHVLVPGLTDDAEDLINLGRFINSLDNVEKFEILPYHQLGVHKWQALGVPYELNDVDPPSDVDVEAAYQLVDFKGLTPVTA
- a CDS encoding aldo/keto reductase, yielding MTQHVELGKSGIKVHPIALGANAVGGHNLYKNLDEEEGRQVVRDAIDAGVTLIDTAHMYGPKRSEELIGEVLKEYRREDVVVATKAAHRMDEDGNTTLDNSPEFLKQAVDEALERLQTDYIDLFYIHSPDEETPKDKAVQALAELKEAGKIRAIGVSNFSFEQLKEADKDGHVDVYQGQYNLLDRSAEEDLLKYTAEHQITFIPYFPLAAGLLAGKYDENTKFEDLRANLPFYKEDQFRENLKKVDQLKEIAAEKGEEVAHIVLAFYLTRPSVDVLIPGAKNGEQIRSNIKAAEVELTQSDIEKIDGIFA
- the nrdD gene encoding anaerobic ribonucleoside-triphosphate reductase, with product MNTLDNDIAQLLEFDPSIVHENANKDSRTFNTFRDLIAGVVAKSFALERMLPEHVAKAHAEGDIHFHDLDYHPFQPMTNCCLIDIKGMLAKGFQMGNAKVVSPKSIQTATAQIVQIIANVSSSQYGGCTVDRIDEVLSAYAEKNEVHHRAVAQEYVQEDKIEAYVEARVKKDVKDAIQSLEYEINTLYTSNGQTPFVTIGFGLGTDKYSRYIQRAILNTRIEGIGDQKFTAIFPKLVFSIRKGVNFFPEDPNYDIKQLALECSAKRMYPDILNYDRTVELLGDFKAPMGCRSFLPSWQDASGTFINSGRANLGVVTLNVPRIAIESGGDEATFWEIFHEKMWLMHDALLSRVERLKSVVSDNAPILYKSGAFGIRLEPGEDVMDVFRNKRCTLSMGYIGLYEAATVFYGPDWESDPRAKAFTIEILKEMKQYQLEWTEDYDIFFSVYGTPSESLTDRFCRLDQKRFGDIEHITDKGYYQNSFHYDVRKDITPFEKIEFEKDYPEIASGGFIHYCEYPKMTHNLKALEAVWDYSYDKVGYLGTNTPIDHCYECHYDGDFETTENGFRCPNCGNQDPDTVDVVKRTCGYLGNPVNRPTIEGRHKEIKARVKHMSDS
- the nrdG gene encoding anaerobic ribonucleoside-triphosphate reductase activating protein, whose protein sequence is MQALKIYEGRHHLAKVEPRSFVDGEGVRCSIYLSGCPFSCPGCYNLHAQRFTYGELCTEDAIEDILAYCEADYIEGLSILGGEPFCNMALATEIISRFRARFERTKSIWVWSGFMFEYLVNDPRRHLMLKEVDVLVDGPFVDRLYRPNIPFRGSLNQRVIDVPHSLESGTVMDYG